Below is a window of Ignavibacteriales bacterium DNA.
GACCTTTATCAAAATCTCCAAGCTGACTACTGATAACATTAAATGGTTTAATATTATTAAAACTAATCTCGATTTCTGCAGATTCAAGTATAGTTACAGATTTGCTTTTCCAATAAAACTGAACTGGGTTGATTTTTATTATTGCACAATAAAAATCTCTAATCCATACATAATCAAGAATTTCAATCTGCTTCGATGGAAAAGCATCTGAGATTAAATATAAATCTGATATTCCGCTTTCTCTGTATCCAACTAATGAATCTTTATCCAGATAAACTACTGGATTAAAGTTAAGTGTCACATTAGAAATTGAAGTTTCTTTTTTCTCTTTTAGATTTACCATAACAGTAGCATTGGGTGGAATAGCTACAATAATAGTTTTTGAAGGCAAAATCGGTTTTCCCGGCGAACTTTCATCTAACCCGGCACTATAGTCAATTACTCGTTTTCCATTTGCATTTTTGATTAGACCAGATTGATTTGTTTGCAACAAAACTGATAGCGAGGATTGATCTTGCTTAGTAACATTAACAAGAATATCCTGAGAGAACAAAGATGAACTGAAGATTAGCATAAAAAAAATAAATGCTAACGAAAATTTAGTAAACATTGTACTGGATATTTTATCCAAGCTTAATTTGGACAGTTGTTGACTTGTCCCAAATTTCAGCGCTGTGATTTGTTTCATATCAATTTATTTTTGATAATTTAGTACCCTAATGATAATAAAAATACCTGATTATTGCTCTGTTATTTTTAATGCTTATGAAGCTTGTATCTAACTACAAGAAAAAGGAAATAAGGAATACCGATTACATATCTATTAAAATATTTTACAGGGTGCTGAATTAATCTGAAAAACCATTCAAATCCGGACCTTCTCAAAAATTCCGGACCTCTAAATCTTTTTCCAGCAATATAACCATAAATATCACCTACACACTGAATTACGTTACAATGCAATTTTTCAAAATTTTTATCAACCCAAAATTCCTGTTTTGGAGAGCCAAGACCTACCCAAAGAATATCTGGTTTTGATCGATTAACTGCTGAAACGAAATCATCATTTAAATCATCATAGCCGTTAAGAAATCCGGCAACTTTCAAATGAGGGAAAGACTGTTTTACTTCGTTAACCGCCTTTGAAATAGTCGCTTGATCACTCCCAATAAAAAAAATACTCCACTCTTTTTTTTCGCATTCGGATAGAAAAGTAAAAGCATGATCTGTCCAGTTAAATCTCGAGACTTTCTTACTATCAAACAACCTGAATGAAATCGTCAAACCTGTCCCATCTATATGGTTTATGTCAAAATCATTTAATACTTTTTCTAGATTTTTCTCTTTGTGGGATAATCTTACCAGGTGAGGATTAGTGTATCCAATTTTAATTTTATTTTTTAACTCAATCGCATTTTCAATTACACAAAGTAATTTTGGAAAGCTAATTTCGTTAACTTTTATATTAAAGATTAAGTGTTCTTTCATAAATTAGATTCAAAAAGTTAATCCAACATATCGTTATAGATTTTGCCTAATCGTTCATAAAACTTTTCACAATCACATTCTTTCCTTACCTTATGGTAGAGAGCCTCAGCTAATATTTCTGCTTGTACTGGATTATTTAACAAAAAGACTATTCTGTCAGCAAGTTGATCATAATTATCCCGTTCGATTAGTATTCCGTTCACACCATCTTCAATAAATTCTGATATACCTCCTGTATCTCCGCCTATAAAAGGTTTTTTCATTGCACCAGCCTCTAACATAACATAAGGAAATGGATCAATCCTTGAAGGTAATACTACAATATCAGAAGCCTGGTAATATTCTCGAACATCCTTAACGGGTTGAATTACAAAAATGTACTTTTCAGAACCTTTTATAGCTTCCGAAATAATGATATCCTCAACTTGCCCGAGTAAAATTAATTTAATATTTTCATTCAGCCGAATAATCTTTGCGAACGCTTTGATTAGTATGTCAACTCCTTTTATTCTGCAAATTCTTCCTACGAACAAAATAATTTTATCATCCGGGCTAAATCCAAATTTATTTCTAATTATCTGCAGGTTCGATATATTTTCAAAAAAAGAATCATCTACGCAATTATATAAAACAGTTATCCTATTCTTACAGTGTGGATAATCCTCAATTAGGTTTTTCTTAACTGCGTTGCTTACACAGATAATTTTGTCTGATCGGAAACTCAATTTTTTCAATCCGGAAACAAAACTGTGAACAGTTGTTATAGTTTTGGCTCCGGTAATTTTTGAAACCAAAACAGAAATTAACTCCGGGTAACGATGATGAGTATGAATTATTTGGATTTTATATTTCTTGCAATATGATAATAATTGAAAAAAATCTTTAATTAGTTTGAATGGGTTTTTATGATCCTTTTCGAAATTTAATAGATGTAGTTTGATATCTTTGTTGTCTGATATTCTATCTAAAGAATCTCCCCTGTTAGTAATAAAATGAACATTAAAATAATCCTGTTCAGAAAAATGTTGCAAACATTGATTCATATACCGGCTAACACCGCAAGAATAGTTAAAATCGGGAGAGATAAACAAAATATTCATATCAATCTATATCAATCATACTAATGCAACTATTATAAACATCTTCAACTGAAACGAGGCTTATACAATATGCTTTGTTATAAATGCATTGCCAATCACAGTTAAAACAAGGCAGTTCATAAAATTTATATTTATCAATCTTTGTTTCAGGATAAGGGAAAAATCTTCCGAACTTTCCGCCACCGATAATAGCTACAAATGGTTTTTTAAATGTTTGAGCGATGTGAGTAAACCCTGAATCTAATCCAACGAATAAAACCGCATTCTGAATTAAATGAATACATTCAGCTAACTGCAATTTGCCGGCGAGATTTTGGACATTAATTAATCCCTCTGAAATGACATTTAAGTATTCAACCTGAGATTGTGTGCCAAGTAGATAAACAGAATATTTCTCAGATAGTTTCCCACATAAAGTTCTAAAGTTATTCTGCGACCAATTTCTATCAGCATCAGATGCAGAGGGCGCAATAATGATATATTTCTTTTGTAAGGTAAGGTTAGGTTTAAGGCTGCGTAATATATTATGAGCACTAGCATTAACTATGAAGTTCTGTTTATAAGTGATGTAGAATAATTCTTCCTGTCGGATAAATTCATTTTTAGAATCTGATTTAAGAATTACATTGTAATACGAATTATACTTTTTTAAAAGATATTTAGGCAGATAGAATGACTTTGAACTCAGACAACTCTTTAACCGCGAATTGGAGTTTATAGTTAACTCGTCGTTAATAACACCTCTTCCCGGACTAATATTAAAAGAAGCGTTCAGAGTTAACTTTCGAAGTTTGTTTAGAAATCTTATTCTGTAAAATAAATTAAACCTATATTTATTTTTATTAAGTGGTAGTAATTTGTAGTTAAACTGGTTTGTAAAAAGTTCCTCATCGTATTTTTCGTCAACCAAAAGATATTTTGTGCACTCTTTCTCAATTATTCCAAGATTATTCAAAAATGTTAATGAGAGCACTAAATCCCCAAGCTTATCAATCTGAATAACCATAATATTTTTTGCAATTACTAAACTGGGTTTAATCAAAAATGGTTTTATAAAAATCAGAAATGAAGCTGAAAAGAGATAAGCTTTTAAATGTATCAGTTTTATTTTAAACCGATTCAACGCTAAAAATAAATAATGTTTTTTATCAAGATGCATTTACAAACTAAACTTTATCAGGTTTAACGATGTGTGGTTTAAAAAGAACTCCTTTGAAATAAAGCCAAATACATATCATTAGATAACCTGCTGAAAAAGATTTGTGATATTTGATATGATCTTTATATAATCTCAAAACAAATGCCAGTCCACTTAAATAACCCCTTAACTTTGAATTGTAAATAATTTTATTTCTCAGTAATGCTGCATAGACCATATTTCTTATACCAAAGCGAAATTTAATCTCATCAGTTTTTAGTTTCAGATAAGGCTTAGGATTATTTTCACCACACTCGTGAACAGCCTTACTGTCTAATACTAGAAATCCTTTATATCCATATTTAATAATTCTCAAAGTAAACTCAGCATCATCACCCCAGATAAAGAAATCCTCACTTGGATAACCGACTTCCATTATAACTTCTCTTCTAACCAGAAGAGAACCAAAAGAAGCAGACAATATAGGAATCGGCTTTTGCAACGCAAATGAATTCAATAAATCATAGGGCTTTTCAAGTTCAGGAATATTCGGATAAGCAAGATTGCCATCAACAAAAAATATTGTACTGCTTAAGAATCCGGTTTGAGCTAATGAAAAATATTCAGAATTGATCATTTTTATAAGTGCATCGTTATTAAGTATGATATCTGTATCAACGCTCAAAATCCAATCATAACCTTTTTCATAAGCAGTTTTAATTCCAGTATATTGTCCACCTGCACTACCCAAATTTTCTTGAGTTATTAGTGTTAAATCATCTTGTGCATTGAGCCATTCGAGAGTTCCATCTGTACTTGAATTATTAATTATAAAAATTTCATCAAGCTTGTGAGTCTGATCTCTTAAACTTTGAACACACTCTTTTAATAATTCCAAACGATTATAGGTAACCACTACGGCTGCAATTTTGTAATTCATTTTCTTGAAATTTGACTAAATGTTTTTAGAGTATTTGCAATAACCTGATCCATATTATAATATTGGTATTCCGCTAATCTGCCGCAGAAGATAACATATTTTAGTCTATCACCTTCTAATTTATACTGCAAATATTTTTGTCTGTTTTCTTCAGTCGGAACCGGATAAAATGGTTCACCATCCTGCTGAGGATACTCAAATGAAACCGTTGTAGTATCTGAGTTTTGCCGACTAAGTAATTTATGTTCGATGACGCGTGTAAAATTAACTAAATCATCAACGTAATTTATTTGAGCCGTTTCCTGATACTGCTTTTGCATCAAATTCTTAAACTCAAACTTTATTGATCTGTAAGGTAGTTTTCCAAATCTGTAATCAAAAAAATAATCAATTGGTCCGGTGTAAATCATTTTATCAAACTTAACTGTATCTAAAATTGTTTTATAATCTTTATTTAAAATTACTTCAATGTTTTTATGATTCAACATCTTTTCAAATATTTTTGTGTAACCGTCTTTTGGCATAAACTGATATCGATCCGTAAAATATCTGCAATCATCATTTGTTCTAACAGGAATTCTTCCGCATACACTTGGTGAAAGTTCTTTCGGTTCAAGATCCCATTGTTTTTTTGTGTAATGCTTAAAAAACTTTTCAAACAGATCATTTCCTACTTGATTAATAATTATATCTTCTGAGTTTAAGATTGGAAATCTTTTTTCTTTTACACTTTCAAAATACTCTTTTACTTCTTCATCTGTTTTAAGATTTAATTTGTAGAGGTTGTTTATTGTAATTCTATTTATCGGAATTGGATATAACTCATCTCCAATCTTAGCTAAAACTCTATGTTCGTACGGAATCCATTTGGTAAACAGTGATAGATATTCAAATACTTCTTTACTGTTTGTGTGAAATATATGCGGACCATAACGATGAACTAAAATTCCATATTCATCATATTCATCGTAAGCATTTCCTGCAATGTGATTCCGCTTTTCAACAATTAAAACTTTTTTATTTAATTGCGATGCTAATCTTTCAGCCATAACAGAACCTGCAAAACCAGCGCCGACTATTAAGTAATCGTATTTCATATTGAGATTATTTTATTTTTCATTAGAAAAAGAAAAAATCCTATTGTCACAAAAGATTCTGTAATAAGTACTGCAACTGATGTTCCAATCTCAAAATAGATTGGTACTAGAATAAAAGCTAAAGACAAATTTAATATTGCCGCAAAAAATAAAATCAACGAAAAACTTTTTTGTTTATTTAATGGCAACATTGTTTGAATTCCTAATACATTACTTAGAAATATGACTAAAGGCAGCCATGCAATTATCCTTAAAACCAAAATAGAGCTTTGATATTCTTTACCCAGCACAATATTAACAATTGGTTCAGCAAAAATGAATAACGTTAACGAAATAACTGCACCGACAGCTAAAGCTATTTTAAACAATTTTTTATTAAAACTTATAAAGCGATCATATGATTCGCTAAGCATTTTGTTTACATATGGAAAAACACTTTGGGACATTGGTGATAATATACCTTGAAATGCCATTCTAATTTTATCTGCGGCAGCATAGTACCCCACTACATTTGCAGGAGCGAATAATCCGAGTATAAAAACATTTGAAGTTGTGTATAAATTAATTGAAACTGTTGATAGGAAAAGATTCCAGCCGCTTTTAAGCTGTTGCCTAATTAATTCTTTAGATGGGAAAGTATATTTTATCCCAAATTTAGATAAAGCGAATTGTAATCCGACTATTCCAATTACAAATTGCGTTAATGT
It encodes the following:
- the glf gene encoding UDP-galactopyranose mutase, with the protein product MKYDYLIVGAGFAGSVMAERLASQLNKKVLIVEKRNHIAGNAYDEYDEYGILVHRYGPHIFHTNSKEVFEYLSLFTKWIPYEHRVLAKIGDELYPIPINRITINNLYKLNLKTDEEVKEYFESVKEKRFPILNSEDIIINQVGNDLFEKFFKHYTKKQWDLEPKELSPSVCGRIPVRTNDDCRYFTDRYQFMPKDGYTKIFEKMLNHKNIEVILNKDYKTILDTVKFDKMIYTGPIDYFFDYRFGKLPYRSIKFEFKNLMQKQYQETAQINYVDDLVNFTRVIEHKLLSRQNSDTTTVSFEYPQQDGEPFYPVPTEENRQKYLQYKLEGDRLKYVIFCGRLAEYQYYNMDQVIANTLKTFSQISRK
- a CDS encoding glycosyltransferase, which codes for MNYKIAAVVVTYNRLELLKECVQSLRDQTHKLDEIFIINNSSTDGTLEWLNAQDDLTLITQENLGSAGGQYTGIKTAYEKGYDWILSVDTDIILNNDALIKMINSEYFSLAQTGFLSSTIFFVDGNLAYPNIPELEKPYDLLNSFALQKPIPILSASFGSLLVRREVIMEVGYPSEDFFIWGDDAEFTLRIIKYGYKGFLVLDSKAVHECGENNPKPYLKLKTDEIKFRFGIRNMVYAALLRNKIIYNSKLRGYLSGLAFVLRLYKDHIKYHKSFSAGYLMICIWLYFKGVLFKPHIVKPDKV
- a CDS encoding WecB/TagA/CpsF family glycosyltransferase, with the protein product MKEHLIFNIKVNEISFPKLLCVIENAIELKNKIKIGYTNPHLVRLSHKEKNLEKVLNDFDINHIDGTGLTISFRLFDSKKVSRFNWTDHAFTFLSECEKKEWSIFFIGSDQATISKAVNEVKQSFPHLKVAGFLNGYDDLNDDFVSAVNRSKPDILWVGLGSPKQEFWVDKNFEKLHCNVIQCVGDIYGYIAGKRFRGPEFLRRSGFEWFFRLIQHPVKYFNRYVIGIPYFLFLVVRYKLHKH
- a CDS encoding glycosyltransferase family 9 protein — encoded protein: MIKPSLVIAKNIMVIQIDKLGDLVLSLTFLNNLGIIEKECTKYLLVDEKYDEELFTNQFNYKLLPLNKNKYRFNLFYRIRFLNKLRKLTLNASFNISPGRGVINDELTINSNSRLKSCLSSKSFYLPKYLLKKYNSYYNVILKSDSKNEFIRQEELFYITYKQNFIVNASAHNILRSLKPNLTLQKKYIIIAPSASDADRNWSQNNFRTLCGKLSEKYSVYLLGTQSQVEYLNVISEGLINVQNLAGKLQLAECIHLIQNAVLFVGLDSGFTHIAQTFKKPFVAIIGGGKFGRFFPYPETKIDKYKFYELPCFNCDWQCIYNKAYCISLVSVEDVYNSCISMIDID
- a CDS encoding glycosyltransferase family 4 protein yields the protein MNILFISPDFNYSCGVSRYMNQCLQHFSEQDYFNVHFITNRGDSLDRISDNKDIKLHLLNFEKDHKNPFKLIKDFFQLLSYCKKYKIQIIHTHHRYPELISVLVSKITGAKTITTVHSFVSGLKKLSFRSDKIICVSNAVKKNLIEDYPHCKNRITVLYNCVDDSFFENISNLQIIRNKFGFSPDDKIILFVGRICRIKGVDILIKAFAKIIRLNENIKLILLGQVEDIIISEAIKGSEKYIFVIQPVKDVREYYQASDIVVLPSRIDPFPYVMLEAGAMKKPFIGGDTGGISEFIEDGVNGILIERDNYDQLADRIVFLLNNPVQAEILAEALYHKVRKECDCEKFYERLGKIYNDMLD
- a CDS encoding flippase, with protein sequence MKHIFQKIQSNQVLFKNFTSLSILQISNYIFPIITLPYLVRVLGPEKYGLVNFATAFATYFTILTDYGFNLSATQEISVNRENTKSVSEIFSSVFTIKMLLFVLSSVIFFIIVLTVPIFKENLILFIVSFFSVLGTALFPLWFYQGIERMKYILIISVSVRFITTILIFVIINSESDFIKYAGLNTLTQFVIGIVGLQFALSKFGIKYTFPSKELIRQQLKSGWNLFLSTVSINLYTTSNVFILGLFAPANVVGYYAAADKIRMAFQGILSPMSQSVFPYVNKMLSESYDRFISFNKKLFKIALAVGAVISLTLFIFAEPIVNIVLGKEYQSSILVLRIIAWLPLVIFLSNVLGIQTMLPLNKQKSFSLILFFAAILNLSLAFILVPIYFEIGTSVAVLITESFVTIGFFLFLMKNKIISI